The Liquorilactobacillus nagelii DSM 13675 DNA window AAACTAAAACAAAGCTTTGAAATCTAAGTGTTTTCAACTTAATACCCCTAATTTTCTAAAAATTAACAACATTTTTTATCGTACACAAATTACTTACAAATTACCAGTGGTTTATTCTTGCTGAGCCTTTGAGGTTAAAATTTTAATTAATTTTTGTTGAATTTCGCCTAGATGATAATTTTTACGATAAGCCAGCGAGATTAAGAAATGCGGCTGTTGCGGATCAACCAAGGCCAATGAAACTAATTCTTCATTAGCTGGAACTGCAATTTCAGTTAAAAAAGCGATCCCAATATTTTCTTTAACCATGGCTTTTAAAACATGGACATCACTAGTTTGATAAACCACATTTGGTTGAAAGTCATGTTGGCGACAAAGACGTTTAAACGCCGTGTTATGAATAAAGCCCTCATTTAAAACAATAAATGATTCCTTTTTTAAATCCTTAAAAGCAATTTTTGGCTGTTGGGCTAAATGATGTTTAGGACTGACAATAATTTTAAAATCATAACTTTTAAACACTTGCGCCATAATTTGGTGTTGTTCAATAGGTTGCATCGAAGCTATTAGAGCTAAATCTAAAGAACCTTTTATTAGCAACTGCAACATATCTTTTGACCCGGTTTCAAAGGTTTCAAGGTTTTTCATCAATCCTTGACGTAATAAAGCAGGAGTTACCGCTGGAAAATAATAGGTGCCAATAATTGGTGGTAAACCAAACAAAATCTTCGTGCTATTAATTCTTTGCAATTCTTTTTGAGCAGTCGCCATTTCATTTAACACCTGCTGAATATGTTCATCCAGTTGATAGCCACTAGCAGTTACCTGTAATTCATGATGGGATTGATCGCGGATAAAAAGTCGGCTGCCAAACTTTTTTTCAATTCGTTTAATCGCCAATGTAATTGTTGGTTGGCTAACTGAAAAATGTGCTGCAACTTTTGAAAAATTTTTATCTTTTATAAGCTGATGAAAATATTTTAAGTCTTTAATATTCATGAGTACCTCCGTTATAAGGAATCATTCTATCATATAAATTTTATTAATGGCAAAGTTAATTTTTGACTATAGATTTTTTTCTATGATATACCTACCCCATAGCCAAAAACAACTCTTTGAAAAGTTATAAACCTTAGGAGGAATTTCATGAATAATGCACAAGCAATTTTAAAAAACCCTTTTATTAATAAAGGCACTGCTTTTAGTCTGGCAGAAAGAAAGCAATTAAACCTAACCGGTGCTTTGCCCGCAGTTGTCCAAACTATTGAAGAACAAGCCCAGCAAGCTTACGGTCAATTTCAAAGTAAAGAAAAGCCGCTGGAAAAAAGAATTTTTCTGATGAATCTTTTTAACACCAACCGGACACTTTTCTATTACCTAATGGGACAACATATTGTCGAATTTATGCCCATTGTCTATGATCCAGTCGTCGCAGAGTCAATTGAACAATATAATGAATTGTTCATTCAGCCACAAGAAGCTGCTTTCGTTTCAATTGATGAACCAAACAATGTTGAAGCTGCTTTGAGAAATGCTGCCAGTGGTCATGATATTCGCTTAGTTGTAGTAACCGATGCTGAAGGAATCCTTGGAATGGGCGATTGGGGAGTCAATGGAGTTGACATTGCGATTGGCAAATTGAT harbors:
- a CDS encoding LysR family transcriptional regulator, which produces MNIKDLKYFHQLIKDKNFSKVAAHFSVSQPTITLAIKRIEKKFGSRLFIRDQSHHELQVTASGYQLDEHIQQVLNEMATAQKELQRINSTKILFGLPPIIGTYYFPAVTPALLRQGLMKNLETFETGSKDMLQLLIKGSLDLALIASMQPIEQHQIMAQVFKSYDFKIIVSPKHHLAQQPKIAFKDLKKESFIVLNEGFIHNTAFKRLCRQHDFQPNVVYQTSDVHVLKAMVKENIGIAFLTEIAVPANEELVSLALVDPQQPHFLISLAYRKNYHLGEIQQKLIKILTSKAQQE